A stretch of Mus caroli chromosome 5, CAROLI_EIJ_v1.1, whole genome shotgun sequence DNA encodes these proteins:
- the Fndc4 gene encoding fibronectin type III domain-containing protein 4 isoform X2 → MPLAPPANSVETMASLMPLSPYLSPTVLLLVSCDLGFVRADRPPSPVNVTVTHLRANSATVSWDVPEGNIVIGYSISQQRQNGPGQRVIREVNTTTRACALWGLAEDSDYTVQVRSIGLRGESPPGPRVHFRTLKGSDRLPSNSSSPGDITVEGLDGERPLQTGEVVIIVVVLLMWAAVIGLFCRQYDIIKDNDSNNNPKEKGKGPEQSPQGRPVGTRQVMWDQKSLHQSTPLMFDRMKNQNQKRGCTVRMHCMSKGGGGQGKPKMVTCLRLPQGSMLPESQAATHPLSTVSRARM, encoded by the exons ATGCCTCTGGCCCCTCCAGCGAACTCGGTGGAAACCATGGCTTCTTTGATGCCTCTTTCCCCATATCTGAGTCCCACGGTCCTCCTGCTGGTCAGCTGTGACCTGGGTTTTGTGCGAGCAG ACCGACCTCCCTCTCCTGTGAATGTGACGGTCACTCATCTCAGAGCCAACTCAGCCACTGTGTCCTGGGACGTTCCAGAAGGCAACATCGTCATTGGCTACTCCATTTCCCAGCAA CGACAGAATGGCCCCGGGCAGCGCGTAATCAGAGAAGTGAACACCACCACCAGGGCCTGCGCTCTCTGGGGTCTGGCTGAAGACAGTGACTACACAGTGCAGGTCAGGAGCATCGGCCTCCGGGGAGAGAGCCCCCCAGGGCCCCGTGTGCACTTCCGCACACTCAAGGGTTCTGACAGGCTGCCCTCCAACAGCTCCAGTCCAG GTGATATTACAGTGGAGGGTCTGGATGGAGAGCGGCCATTGCAGACAGGGGAAGTCGTCATCATTGTAGTGGTATTGCTCATGTGGGCTG CTGTAATCGGGCTATTCTGCCGTCAGTATGACATCATCAAGGACAACGACTCCAACAACAACCccaaggagaaggggaaggggcctGAACAGAGTCCTCAGGGAAGGCCAGTGGGGACAAGACAGGTGATGTGGGACCA AAAAAGTCTCCATCAATCAACACCATTGATGTTTGATCGGATGAAGAACCAGAACCAGAAGAGAGGATGCACTGTGAGGATGCACTGTATgagtaagggggggggggggcagggaaagcCTAAGATGGTGACCTGCTTGAGACTCCCACAAGGCAGTATGCTCCCAGAATCCCAGGCTGCTACCCATCCTCTTTCCACTGTAAGCAGGGCCAGAATGTAG
- the Fndc4 gene encoding fibronectin type III domain-containing protein 4 isoform X1, which translates to MPLAPPANSVETMASLMPLSPYLSPTVLLLVSCDLGFVRADRPPSPVNVTVTHLRANSATVSWDVPEGNIVIGYSISQQRQNGPGQRVIREVNTTTRACALWGLAEDSDYTVQVRSIGLRGESPPGPRVHFRTLKGSDRLPSNSSSPGDITVEGLDGERPLQTGEVVIIVVVLLMWAAVIGLFCRQYDIIKDNDSNNNPKEKGKGPEQSPQGRPVGTRQKKSPSINTIDV; encoded by the exons ATGCCTCTGGCCCCTCCAGCGAACTCGGTGGAAACCATGGCTTCTTTGATGCCTCTTTCCCCATATCTGAGTCCCACGGTCCTCCTGCTGGTCAGCTGTGACCTGGGTTTTGTGCGAGCAG ACCGACCTCCCTCTCCTGTGAATGTGACGGTCACTCATCTCAGAGCCAACTCAGCCACTGTGTCCTGGGACGTTCCAGAAGGCAACATCGTCATTGGCTACTCCATTTCCCAGCAA CGACAGAATGGCCCCGGGCAGCGCGTAATCAGAGAAGTGAACACCACCACCAGGGCCTGCGCTCTCTGGGGTCTGGCTGAAGACAGTGACTACACAGTGCAGGTCAGGAGCATCGGCCTCCGGGGAGAGAGCCCCCCAGGGCCCCGTGTGCACTTCCGCACACTCAAGGGTTCTGACAGGCTGCCCTCCAACAGCTCCAGTCCAG GTGATATTACAGTGGAGGGTCTGGATGGAGAGCGGCCATTGCAGACAGGGGAAGTCGTCATCATTGTAGTGGTATTGCTCATGTGGGCTG CTGTAATCGGGCTATTCTGCCGTCAGTATGACATCATCAAGGACAACGACTCCAACAACAACCccaaggagaaggggaaggggcctGAACAGAGTCCTCAGGGAAGGCCAGTGGGGACAAGACAG AAAAAGTCTCCATCAATCAACACCATTGATGTTTGA
- the Gckr gene encoding glucokinase regulatory protein isoform X1, producing MPSTKRYQHVIETPEPGEWELSGYEAAVPITEKSNPLTRNLDKADAEKIVQLLGQCDAEIFQEEGQIMPTYQRLYSESVLSTMLQVAGKVQEVLKEPDGGLVVLSGGGTSGRMAFLMSVSFNQLMKGLGQKPLYTYLIAGGDRSVVASRERTEDSALHGIEELKKVAAGKKRVVVIGISVGLSAPFVAGQMDYCMDNTAVFLPVLVGFNPVSMARNDPIEDWRSTFRQVAERMQKMQEKQEAFVLNPAIGPEGLSGSSRMKGGSATKILLETLLLAAHKTVDQGVVSSQRCLLEILRTFERAHQVTYSQSSKIATLTKQVGISLEKKGHVHLVGWQTLGIIAIMDGVECIHTFGADFRDIRGFLIGDHNDMFNQKNELSNQGPQFTFSQDDFLTSVLPSLTEIDTVVFIFTLDDNLTEVQALAERVREKSRNIQALVHSTVGQSLPAPLKKLFPSLISITWPLLFFDYEGSYVQKFQRELSTKWVLNTVSTGAHVLLGKILQNHMLDLRIANSKLFWRALAMLQRFSGQSKARCIESLLQVIHFPQPLSNDVLAAPISCHVQVAHEKEKVIPTALLSLLLRCSITEAKERLAAASSVCEVVRSALSGPGQKRSIQAFGDPVVS from the exons ATGCCAAGCACCAAGCGGTATCAGCATGTGATCGAGACCCCTGAGCCTGGGGAATGGGAG TTGTCAGGGTATGAAGCAGCTGTGCCAATCACAGAGAAGTCCAACCCACTGACCCGGAACTTGGACAAAGCAGATGCAGAGAAAATTGTTCAACTGCTGGGGCAGTGTGATGCTGAGATATTCCAGGAGGAGGGGCAAATCATGCCCACCTACCAG CGACTGTACAGTGAGTCGGTTCTGAGCACCATGCTGCAAGTGGCTGGCAAGGTCCAGGAAGTTCTGAAG GAGCCAGATGGGGGCCTGGTAGTGCTGAGTGGAGGGGGCACCTCTGGTCGTATGGCATTCCTCATGTCT GTGTCTTTCAACCAGCTGATGAAAGGTCTGGGACAAAAACCTCTTTACACATACCTCATTGCAGGGGGTGACAG GTCTGTTGTAGCCTCTCGGGAACGGACAGAAGATAGCGCCCTACACGGAATCGAGGAGCTGAAGAAG GTGGCTGCTGGGAAAAAGAGAGTGGTCGTTATAGGCATTTCCGTGGGACTCTCT GCGCCCTTTGTGGCAGGCCAGATGGACTACTGCATGGATAACACAGCTGTCTTCTTGCCGGTCCTGGTTGGCTTCAATCCGGTGAGCATGGCCAG AAATGATCCCATTGAAGACTGGAGATCAACATTCCGACAAGTGGCAGAGCGGATGCAGAAGATGCAGGAGAAACAGGAAGCCTTTGTGCTTAATCCTGCCATTGGG CCCGAGGGACTCAGTGGCTCTTCCCGAATGAAAGGTGGAAGCGCCACCAAGATTCTACTGGAAACCCTGCTACTAGCAGCCCATAAGACTGTGGACCAGGGTGTTGTGTCCTCTCAAAG ATGCCTTCTGGAAATCCTGAGGACATTCGAGCGGGCTCATCAGGTAACCTACAGTCAAAGTTCCAAAATTGCCACTCTGACGAAGCAAGTTGGCATCAG CCTGGAGAAGAAAGGCCACGTGCACTTGGTTGGCTGGCAGACCCTCGGTATCATCGCCATTATGGATGGAGTAGAGTGTATCCACACTTTTGGTGCTG ATTTCCGAGATATCCGTGGCTTTCTTATTGGTGACCACAATGACATGTTTAACCAGAAGAACGAGCTCAGCAATCAG GGTCCCCAGTTCACCTTCTCTCAGGATGACTTCCTGACTTCTGTTCTGCCATCCCTTACGGAAATTGACACTGTGGTCTTCATTTTTACCCTGGATG ATAACCTCACAGAAGTACAGGCCCTGGCAGAAAGGGTGAGGGAGAAGAGTCGGAACATCCAGGCCCTGGTGCACAGCACAGTGGGGCAGTCCTTGCCA GCTCCTCTAAAGAAGCTCTTTCCCTCGCTCATCAGCATCACGTGGCCACTTCTTTTCTTCGATTATGAAGGGAGCTACGTTCAG AAGTTCCAGCGTGAGTTAAGCACCAAGTGGGTGTTGAATACAGTGAGTACTGGGGCCCATGTGCTGCTGGGGAAGATCCTACAGAACCACATGCTGGACCTCCGCATCGCCAACTCCAAACTCTTCTGGCGGGCACTGGCCATGTTGCAG AGGTTCTCAGGACAGTCCAAGGCTCGCTGCATTGAGAGCCTTCTTCAAGTGATACATTTCCCTCAACCGCTGTCGAATGATGTCCTTGCGGCCCCCATCTCCTGCCATGTCCAGGTTGCCCACGAGAAGGAAAAG GTGATCCCCACAGCCTTGCTGAGTCTCCTACTCAGGTGCTCCATCACTGAGGCTAAGGAACGCCTGGCTGCA
- the Gckr gene encoding glucokinase regulatory protein isoform X2: MPSTKRYQHVIETPEPGEWELSGYEAAVPITEKSNPLTRNLDKADAEKIVQLLGQCDAEIFQEEGQIMPTYQRLYSESVLSTMLQVAGKVQEVLKEPDGGLVVLSGGGTSGRMAFLMSVSFNQLMKGLGQKPLYTYLIAGGDRSVVASRERTEDSALHGIEELKKAPFVAGQMDYCMDNTAVFLPVLVGFNPVSMARNDPIEDWRSTFRQVAERMQKMQEKQEAFVLNPAIGPEGLSGSSRMKGGSATKILLETLLLAAHKTVDQGVVSSQRCLLEILRTFERAHQVTYSQSSKIATLTKQVGISLEKKGHVHLVGWQTLGIIAIMDGVECIHTFGADFRDIRGFLIGDHNDMFNQKNELSNQGPQFTFSQDDFLTSVLPSLTEIDTVVFIFTLDDNLTEVQALAERVREKSRNIQALVHSTVGQSLPAPLKKLFPSLISITWPLLFFDYEGSYVQKFQRELSTKWVLNTVSTGAHVLLGKILQNHMLDLRIANSKLFWRALAMLQRFSGQSKARCIESLLQVIHFPQPLSNDVLAAPISCHVQVAHEKEKVIPTALLSLLLRCSITEAKERLAAASSVCEVVRSALSGPGQKRSIQAFGDPVVS; this comes from the exons ATGCCAAGCACCAAGCGGTATCAGCATGTGATCGAGACCCCTGAGCCTGGGGAATGGGAG TTGTCAGGGTATGAAGCAGCTGTGCCAATCACAGAGAAGTCCAACCCACTGACCCGGAACTTGGACAAAGCAGATGCAGAGAAAATTGTTCAACTGCTGGGGCAGTGTGATGCTGAGATATTCCAGGAGGAGGGGCAAATCATGCCCACCTACCAG CGACTGTACAGTGAGTCGGTTCTGAGCACCATGCTGCAAGTGGCTGGCAAGGTCCAGGAAGTTCTGAAG GAGCCAGATGGGGGCCTGGTAGTGCTGAGTGGAGGGGGCACCTCTGGTCGTATGGCATTCCTCATGTCT GTGTCTTTCAACCAGCTGATGAAAGGTCTGGGACAAAAACCTCTTTACACATACCTCATTGCAGGGGGTGACAG GTCTGTTGTAGCCTCTCGGGAACGGACAGAAGATAGCGCCCTACACGGAATCGAGGAGCTGAAGAAG GCGCCCTTTGTGGCAGGCCAGATGGACTACTGCATGGATAACACAGCTGTCTTCTTGCCGGTCCTGGTTGGCTTCAATCCGGTGAGCATGGCCAG AAATGATCCCATTGAAGACTGGAGATCAACATTCCGACAAGTGGCAGAGCGGATGCAGAAGATGCAGGAGAAACAGGAAGCCTTTGTGCTTAATCCTGCCATTGGG CCCGAGGGACTCAGTGGCTCTTCCCGAATGAAAGGTGGAAGCGCCACCAAGATTCTACTGGAAACCCTGCTACTAGCAGCCCATAAGACTGTGGACCAGGGTGTTGTGTCCTCTCAAAG ATGCCTTCTGGAAATCCTGAGGACATTCGAGCGGGCTCATCAGGTAACCTACAGTCAAAGTTCCAAAATTGCCACTCTGACGAAGCAAGTTGGCATCAG CCTGGAGAAGAAAGGCCACGTGCACTTGGTTGGCTGGCAGACCCTCGGTATCATCGCCATTATGGATGGAGTAGAGTGTATCCACACTTTTGGTGCTG ATTTCCGAGATATCCGTGGCTTTCTTATTGGTGACCACAATGACATGTTTAACCAGAAGAACGAGCTCAGCAATCAG GGTCCCCAGTTCACCTTCTCTCAGGATGACTTCCTGACTTCTGTTCTGCCATCCCTTACGGAAATTGACACTGTGGTCTTCATTTTTACCCTGGATG ATAACCTCACAGAAGTACAGGCCCTGGCAGAAAGGGTGAGGGAGAAGAGTCGGAACATCCAGGCCCTGGTGCACAGCACAGTGGGGCAGTCCTTGCCA GCTCCTCTAAAGAAGCTCTTTCCCTCGCTCATCAGCATCACGTGGCCACTTCTTTTCTTCGATTATGAAGGGAGCTACGTTCAG AAGTTCCAGCGTGAGTTAAGCACCAAGTGGGTGTTGAATACAGTGAGTACTGGGGCCCATGTGCTGCTGGGGAAGATCCTACAGAACCACATGCTGGACCTCCGCATCGCCAACTCCAAACTCTTCTGGCGGGCACTGGCCATGTTGCAG AGGTTCTCAGGACAGTCCAAGGCTCGCTGCATTGAGAGCCTTCTTCAAGTGATACATTTCCCTCAACCGCTGTCGAATGATGTCCTTGCGGCCCCCATCTCCTGCCATGTCCAGGTTGCCCACGAGAAGGAAAAG GTGATCCCCACAGCCTTGCTGAGTCTCCTACTCAGGTGCTCCATCACTGAGGCTAAGGAACGCCTGGCTGCA